One window from the genome of Nicotiana tomentosiformis chromosome 5, ASM39032v3, whole genome shotgun sequence encodes:
- the LOC104116355 gene encoding NAC domain containing protein 50-like: MEQEGSLVVAAAAGAVTVAAPAPAPTSLAPGFRFHPTDEELVRYYLRRKACGKPFRFQAVTEIDVYKSEPWELAEYSSLKSRDLEWYFFSPVDKKYGNGSRLNRATGQGYWKATGKDRFVRHKSQTIGMKKTLVFHSGRAPDGQRTNWVMHEYRLADEELEKAGIVQDSFVLCRIFQKSGLGPPNGDRYAPFVEEEWDDDIAVIPGGEAEDDVANGDEARVAGNDLDQDALRKAPRYIENLIEPQSLPFVCKRESSEDAELLSLSQSKRSKHDDPSSSRANGSEDSTITSQDLPTTMMTKTNCSPTLLGFPLLESLETKEGQPSNPPTFDSSNLEKSVPPGYLKFISNLENGILNVSMERETLKIEVMRAQAMINLLQSRVDLLTKENEGMRRIVREG; the protein is encoded by the exons ATGGAGCAAGAAGGGTCACTGGTGGTGGCGGCGGCGGCAGGGGCTGTAACGGTGGCCGCTCCGGCACCGGCGCCGACGTCTTTGGCGCCGGGGTTCAGGTTCCATCCGACGGACGAGGAATTAGTGAGGTACTATCTGAGGCGAAAGGCATGTGGGAAGCCATTCAGGTTTCAGGCTGTTACTGAAATTGATGTTTACAAATCTGAACCTTGGGAGCTCGCAG AATATTCATCGCTGAAGAGCAGAGATCTAGAGTGGTACTTTTTCAGCCCTGTGGATAAGAAGTATGGTAACGGTTCTCGACTTAACCGAGCCACTGGCCAAGGCTACTGGAAAGCTACTGGGAAAGATCGTTTTGTTCGCCATAAGTCTCAGACCATTGGAATGAAGAAAACACTTGTTTTCCATAGTGGTCGAGCTCCTGATGGCCAGAGAACAAATTGGGTAATGCATGAGTACAGGCTTGCAGACGAAGAATTGGAGAAGGCTGGGATCGTGCAG GATTCCTTTGTGCTCTGTAGAATCTTTCAAAAAAGTGGTTTAGGACCGCCAAATGGTGACAGATATGCACCATTCGTTGAGGAGGAATGGGATGATGATATAGCCGTGATTCCTGGAGGAGAGGCAGAGGATGATGTGGCGAATGGTGATGAAGCACGAGTTGCGGGCAATGACCTTGACCAG GATGCTCTACGCAAGGCTCCTCGCTATATTGAAAACCTGATTGAACCCCAAAGTCTTCCATTTGTTTGCAAGAGGGAGAGCTCAGAAGATGCTGAACTTCTCTCTTTAAGCCAAAGTAAGAGATCCAAGCATGACGATCCAAGCTCTAGCCGTGCAAATGGTTCTGAAGATTCAACTATTACTAGCCAGGATCTACCAACTACGATGATGACGAAAACAAATTGCTCCCCTACTCTCTTAGGATTCCCCTTGTTAGAGTCTCTTGAAACTAAGGAAGGCCAGCCCTCTAATCCCCCTACTTTTGATTCCTCCAATCTTGAAAAATCCGTGCCTCCGGGCTACTTGAAGTTTATTAGTAATTTAGAGAATGGGATCCTAAATGTCTCTATGGAGAGGGAGACACTGAAGATTGAAGTGATGAGAGCCCAAGCCATGATCAACCTTCTTCAATCGCGTGTTGATCTTTTGACTAAAGAGAACGAAGGCATGAGAAGAATCGTCCGAGAGGGTTAG